From the Mya arenaria isolate MELC-2E11 chromosome 17, ASM2691426v1 genome, the window GACATCTTATATTAACCCTGTGTCTCAGACATCGTATATTAACCCTGTGGATCAGACATCTTACATTAACCCTGTGTCTCAGACATCTGATATTGACCCTGTGTCTCAGACATCTTATATTAACCCTGTGTCTCAGATATATGACATTAACCCTGTGTCTCAGACATCTTATATGAACCCTATGTCTCAGACATCTTATATTAACCCTGTGTCTCAGATATATGACATTAACCCTGTGTCTCAGACATCTTATATTAACCCTATGTCTCAGACATCTTATATTAACCCTGTGTCTCATACAACTTATATTTACCCTGTGTCTTAGACATCTTACATTAACCCTGTGTCTCAGACATCTGACATTAACCCTGTGTCACAGACATCTTATATTAACCCTGTGTCTCAGACATCGTATATTAACCCTGTGTATCAGACATCTTACATTAACCCTGTGTCTCAGACATCTGATATTAACCCTGTGTCTCAGACATCTTATATTAACCCTGTGTCTCAGATATATGACATTAACCCTGTGTCTCAGACATCTTATATGAACCCTATGTCTCAGACATCTTATATTAACCCTGTGTCTCAGATATATGACATTAACCCTGTGTCTCAGACATCTTATTTTAACCGTATGTCTCAGACATCTTATATTAACCCTGTGTCTCAGACATCTTATATTAACCCTGTGTCTCAGACATCTGATATTAACCCTGTGTCTCAGACATCTTATATTAACCCTGTGTCTCAGACATCTTATATTAACCCTGTGGCTCAGATATCTGACATAAACCCTGTGTCTCAGTCATCTGACATAAACCCAGTGTCTCAGACATCTTATATTAACCCTGTGGCTCAGATATCTGACATTAACCCTGTGTCTCATGCATCCATTATTATCTTTATGTTTCAGTCATCTGACATTAAACCTGTGTCTCAGACATCTGATATCAACACTGTGTCTTAGACCACATATCTGTTCTAGTTACAATAACTTCAAGTGAAGGTGTTGGAAGGTTTGCATGGTTTGAATCTTTCAAACACGTTCACTTGAAGTTATTGTAACATGAACAGGTATGTGGGCGTTCCTTATGAACGTTTTGGGATTAATTTGCTCTTTAGCGGTTCTGAATATATAGATATTCTAGTACAAACCTTGTGTTTTTTGGGAACCGTAAAGGCCTTGGTAGTGCAACTTACATTAACACAGAGCAACTCAGGCTAAACGTTAGATGTCTGAGACACAGGGCTAATGTTAGATATCTAAGACAAATAGTTAATGTCAGATGATTGAAATACAGGGTAAATATCTGCTGTCTGAGACACAGGGTTAATGTTACAACACCTCGTGCGGCCGGTCAATGTGTGTGCGCACTCTGAACAACACCTCGTGCGGCAGAGCCATGTGTTTGCGTACTCAGAACAACACCTCGTGCGGCCGGGCAATGTGCGTGCGTACTCAGAACAACACCTCGTGCGGCCGGTCAATGTGTGTGCGCACTCTGAACAACACCTCGTGCGGCAGAGCCATGTGTTTGCGTACTCAGAACAACACCTCGTGCGGCAGAGCCATGTATGTTCGCACTCAGAACAACACCTGGTGCGTCAGAGCCATGTGTTTGCGTACTCAGAACTACACCTCGTGCGGCCAGGCAATGTGTGTGCGTACTCAGAACAACACCTAGTGCGGCAGAGTCTTGTATGTTCGCACTCAGAACAACACCTCGTGCGGCAGAGCCTTGTGTGTTCGCACTCTGAACAACACCTCGTGCGTCAGAGCCATGTGTTTGCGTACTCAGAACAACACCTCGTGCGGCCAGGCAATGTGTGTGCGTACTCAGAACAACACCTAGTGCTGCAGAGTCTTGTGTGTTCGCACTCAGAACAACACCTCGTGCGGCAAAGTCTTGTGTGTACGCACTCAGAACAACACCTCGTGCGGCAGAGCCATGTGTGTTCGCACTCAGAACAACACCTCGTGAGGCACAGCAAATCGTGTTCGCACTCAGAACAACACTTCGTGTGGCAGAGCGATGTATGCTCGCACTCAGAACAAGACTGCGTGCAGCAGAGCCATGTGTGTTTGCACTCAGAACAACACCTCGTGCGGCAGAGCCATGTGTATGCGCACTCAGAACAACACCTCGTGTGGCAGAGTCATGTGTGTTCGCACTCAGAACAACACCTCGTGCGGCATAGGTCATATGTGTTCGCACTCAGAACAACACCTCGTGCGGCAGAGCCATGTGTTTGCGCTCTCAGAACAACACCTCGTGCGGCAGAGCCATGTGTGTGCGCACTCAGAACAACACCTCGTACGGCAGAGCCATGTGTGTTCTCACTCAGAACAACATCTCGTGCGGCAGAGCCATGTGTGTGCGCACTCAGAACAACACCTCGTGCGGCAGAGCCATGTGTGTAAGCACTCAGAACAACATCTCGTGCGGCAGAGCCATGTGTGTGCGCACTCAGAACAACACCTCGTGCGGCAGAGCCATGTGTGTACGCACTCAGAACAACACCTCGTGCGGCAGAGCCATGTGTGTTCGCACTCAGAACAACACCTCGTGCGGCAGAGCCATGGGTGTGCGCACTCAGAACAACACCTCGTGCGGCAGAGCCATGTGTGTGCGCACTCAGAACAACACCTTGTGCGGCAGAGCCAATTGTGTTCGCACTCAGAACAACACCTCGTGCGGCAGAGCCATGTGTGTGCGCACTCAGAACAACACCTCGTGCGGCAGAGCCAATTGTGTTCGCACTCAGAACAACACCTCGTGCGGCAGAGCCAATTGTGTTCGCACTCAGAACCAGCCGTGTGTGTTTGCACTCAGAACAACACCTCGTGTGGCAGAGCCAAGTGGGTTCGCACCAGAACAACACCTCGTGTGTCAGAGCCATGTGTGTGCGTACTTAGAACAACACCTCGTGTGTCAGAGCCATGTGTGTGCGTACTCAGAACATCACCTCGTGCGGCAGATGACCCCGTGTTTATATGCTAAtacttgaaatttaaagaatGAATAACAGATTCATGCAACGCTTTGCGATATTTTATGTCTTAGACTATGATAATGGAATAAAGACAAATCTATGTgatttaagaataatttattttcaataaataaaaaccaacaaatgataacaaaaaacaacacatctgaTGGCAATTCTGGATTTAAAACGAGGCCGGAAGTAACGTATTCGAGCACGTGATATAAGGTGCAGTTGATGAGACATCTCAGCTTTTCGTCTTAGGATGTGTTTAGCGCTTACTTGCCACCAGTTCTGAAATCACAAACCCCtacatattaataaattatacttCATATTACCCTGTTACATCGCTAAGTCATATGATTATTTTCTCGGGATGGCAACgggtacccgagtactcgatcaatCACCAGAGtactcgaaaaaaaataatattttttataaaattcaccaaATACATGATATACAGTGGTAAGTATCACATCTAGCATGTTTCCAAGaagacaatttacggtccctcttatctccgctgtgtacacaattggccctaataaattaattgacaggtgttgtgagagttgcaaactgtcaacaaagtaATTTGCAAATAACACccatgtcaattagcgaagttttgatagtgGTACATCGCCTACagaattgtattgtttaccaattagaaAGTTtacaccaaacaatggacgttGATGAGCGAATTAGTAACGCCCATTATGAGCAATGATTCCTGAATGGgcgtatttttgcaatgattatcacattTGATTGGTGTATATCTTAATCCAGGagttatgaatattaataaggTAAACAACACTATTTCAGTAAGAAAAACTGTCATTTTTGCGTAGAGTAAACAATTCAACAGATCTATAAATagttttcgttcattgtaattcttaATGTTGCTCATTATtctagtctcgatcatctatcTGAATATAATCCGATTTTTACTTTCCATGTATACGATAGTAAATATGTATGTACGAAACAAATGAAAAGGACAGATCAAAAGCATgaaacaatgtttgttttcttattctttttttctgttaagGTACATTAATGGCAGtcatatttaaagatgaaaatgaccaatattaTGACCAACGCACAAAGTATAtaaacgatacatgtatacatgaacTTGTCTTTCCCGAACACCGATTCAAGCTATCCGAtaaatcgagtacccgagtactcgatctgaagattgtccgagtactcgagtaccaattttactactcgttgtaGCTGCGTGGTGAATATTACTTTATTCATCAGCTTTACACTCATACGTCTAATCGAGGAATTAAGGGAAATGTCGGAAAGATTTGAACTCGATacatctttaaatgtttaacgTGAAACAGAATTCTGAATGGCGAGTACTTACGGTCCGGAGAAGTTTCCGTAGATGAAGGTGGTTTTTCCGGTGCTTGAGGAGGAGCCAAACCCGCCTGAGAAGACCAGGACAACGAGTAGGAGCAGGGGCAACACTGAAAAGGCGAGGGTGCTGGTTGGTGATTAGGttcgtaaataaaataatagtgtaAGCTAAGTTGAACACTTTTCGTACAACACTTCTAAACCGTATTGAATGAGAAGGATATCTAGCATTTCCTTTATCAGAATACATAGAACACTTGCAAGACTTCTTTTACAGAAATGTACAATAAGCGAGGATATAATAACTCTTCCTCTCATCAACCTTAAAGAAATTAATGCTTGTCCAAATCAAATGAATTACTTACACATTCCGAATCCCCCGGATGAAGATGATGCGGCGGTGGGGTAGCCGAACTGGGCCAGTGCGCACCCGATCACACAGGCGAAGGCGAGGAAAGCAACAGCTGAGGTCTGCATGGCGACGGCTAAAATAAGGGaagtaaaactgtttaaacaatTTCGTTCGATACATTTCTAGACACTTTAATGTGCAAAAGCAAACAGAAGAATAAATATTTCCACGTGCAAAatattaagattgttttttctattaacttaaaattgCGTACTATAATGCTCAGTATATTTATTTGAACCTTTCAGTTTcgaaaatgacaaatgaaatcaatttcggtttgaaaaatgacaatataGTAATACAAATTTCAGaatccaaattttatttttgaacactTTTTACTCACTTTGTTTATCTATCGGActccaaatattttgaaagtgatTTAAAGGAtgaaaattttagttttatattcGAGAGGCCGACGGGTTTTCGACTCAATTAACATCCGTTATGTAACCAATGTCAATTGTGTCACTATGTCTACCCGGAAGTAAACAACCCGTCGGCCTCTCgaatataaaactaaaattttgCTCCTTCAAATCACTTTCAAAATCTTTGGAGTCCGATAAACAAAGTGAGTAAATCGTGTTCAAAAAAATCTGTAATTTGACCAAAACATAACCTAATATAACCGATATATAATCTATATATAACCAATATAATTTCTGAATACTACCCCATAGTTTTCTACCTTTTCATTGATTATAAAATACCGATATATTATCCATACTTTACttgaataatacatatatatatatatataaactatataatataCTGCCTCTAATTGATATAttgatattacaaatatatgaataatacAACCATAATATTAAATAGACCAATCAACACCAATCCAAACAAATGCTGAACTGGTTAAAATGCTCTCGCGCTGTTTCTGATTTTGACCATGTGTCTCAAACATCTAAAATTAAATCTGTGTCTCAGACATCTAAAAGAAACCATGTGTCTCAGACAACGAACATTAACCATGTGTCTCTGCCATCTATCAATAACCATGTGTTTCAGACATCTAGCATGAAGCATGTGTCTCCGACATCTGATATTAACCCTGTGTCTCAGACATCTCACAATAGCACTGTGTCATCTGATATTAACCCTGTGTCTCAGACATCTTACATTACCCTGTGTCTTAGACATCTTACATTACCCTGTGTCTTAGACATCTCACATTAACCCTGTGTCTCAAACATCTGATGACCCTGTGTCTCAGACATCTGATATTAACCCTGTGTCTCAAACATCTGATATTAACCCTGTGTCTCAGACACCTGATATTAACCCTGTGTCTCAAACATCTGATAACCCTGTGTCTCAAACATCTGATATTAACCCTGTGTCTCAGACATCTTATATTAACCCTGTGTCTCAAACATCTGATAACCCTGTGTCTCAGACATCTGATATTAACCCTGTGTCTCAGACACCTGATATTAACCCTGTGTCTCAAACATCTGATAACCCTGTGTCTCAGACATCTGATATTAACCCTGTGTCTAAGACACCTGATATTAACCCTGTGTCTCAGACATCTGATAACCCTGTGTCTCAAACATCTGATAACCCTGTGTCTCAGACACCTGATATTAACCCTGTGTCTCAGACACCTGATATTAACCCTGTGTCTCAAACATCTGATAACCCTGTGTCTCAGACATCTGATATTAACCCTGTGTCTCAGACACCTGATATTAaccaaaaatatttgtaatatcaATACATCAATTAGAGGcagtataaagttttttttatatctttactCTTTAGTATTTAAGTAAAGTTTGGATAATATATCAATGAAAAGGTACTAAAATATAGAGTAGTATTCAGAAATTCTA encodes:
- the LOC128223226 gene encoding zinc finger protein 790-like, with the translated sequence MLQHLVRPVNVCAHSEQHLVRQSHVFAYSEQHLVRPGNVRAYSEQHLVRPVNVCAHSEQHLVRQSHVFAYSEQHLVRQSHVCSHSEQHLVRQSHVFAYSELHLVRPGNVCAYSEQHLVRQSLVCSHSEQHLVRQSLVCSHSEQHLVRQSHVFAYSEQHLVRPGNVCAYSEQHLVLQSLVCSHSEQHLVRQSLVCTHSEQHLVRQSHVCSHSEQHLVRHSKSCSHSEQHFVWQSDVCSHSEQDCVQQSHVCLHSEQHLVRQSHVYAHSEQHLVWQSHVCSHSEQHLVRHRSYVFALRTTPRAAEPCVCALRTTPRAAEPCVCALRTTPRTAEPCVFSLRTTSRAAEPCVCALRTTPRAAEPCV